A genomic window from Bradyrhizobium lupini includes:
- the cimA gene encoding citramalate synthase, with translation MSKERLYLFDTTLRDGAQTNGVDFTLTDKQIIAQMLDELGIDYVEGGYPGANPTDTEFFGTKPKFSHARFTAFGMTRRAGRSVSNDPGVAGLLEAKADVICFVAKSSAYQVRVALETTKEENLASIRDSVAAAKAADREVMLDCEHFFDGYKEDSGFALACAKAAYEAGARWVVLCDTNGGTMPNEVEAIVAEVAKHIPGDHLGIHAHNDTEQAVANSLAAVRAGARQIQGTLNGLGERCGNANLCSLIPTLKLKAEFADAFEIGVTAEKLATLVKVSRTLDDMLNRVPNRHAAYVGESAFVTKTGIHASAVLKDPQTYEHVLPELVGNHRKVLVSDQAGRSNVIAELDRAGIAYEKSDPKLSRLVEELKEREAQGYAYESANASFELLARRTLGKVPHYFEVEQFDVNVEQRYNSHGERVTVALAVVKVDVAGEHLISAAEGNGPVNALDVALRKDLGKYQKYIEGLTLIDYRVRILNGGTGAVTRVLIESEDENGDSWTTVGVSPNIIDASFQALMDSVIYKLVKSGAPA, from the coding sequence ATGAGCAAGGAGCGCCTCTATCTGTTCGACACCACGCTGCGCGACGGCGCGCAGACCAACGGCGTCGATTTCACGCTGACCGACAAGCAAATCATCGCCCAGATGCTCGATGAACTCGGCATCGACTATGTCGAGGGCGGCTATCCCGGCGCCAATCCGACCGACACCGAGTTCTTCGGCACCAAGCCGAAGTTTTCGCATGCGCGCTTCACCGCCTTCGGCATGACGCGGCGAGCGGGGCGCTCGGTCTCCAACGATCCCGGTGTGGCCGGGCTGCTGGAGGCCAAGGCCGACGTGATCTGCTTCGTGGCGAAGTCGTCGGCCTATCAGGTGCGCGTTGCCCTGGAGACGACGAAGGAGGAGAACCTCGCCTCGATCCGCGACAGCGTCGCAGCGGCGAAGGCCGCCGACCGCGAGGTGATGCTCGACTGCGAACACTTCTTCGACGGTTACAAGGAGGATTCCGGTTTCGCGCTCGCCTGCGCGAAAGCTGCTTATGAAGCCGGCGCGCGCTGGGTGGTGCTGTGCGACACCAACGGCGGCACCATGCCCAACGAGGTCGAAGCGATCGTCGCCGAGGTGGCGAAGCACATCCCCGGCGATCATCTCGGCATTCACGCCCATAACGACACCGAGCAGGCGGTGGCGAATTCGCTCGCCGCGGTGCGCGCCGGCGCGCGGCAGATCCAGGGCACGCTGAACGGCCTCGGCGAGCGCTGCGGCAACGCCAATCTCTGCTCGCTGATTCCGACCTTGAAGCTGAAGGCCGAGTTTGCCGACGCCTTCGAGATCGGCGTCACGGCGGAGAAGCTCGCGACCCTGGTCAAGGTGTCGCGCACGCTCGACGACATGCTCAACCGCGTTCCGAACCGTCATGCGGCCTATGTCGGCGAGAGCGCGTTCGTCACCAAGACCGGCATCCATGCCTCCGCCGTGCTGAAGGATCCGCAGACCTACGAGCACGTGTTGCCGGAGCTGGTCGGCAATCATCGCAAGGTGCTGGTGTCCGATCAGGCCGGCCGCTCCAATGTCATTGCCGAGCTCGACCGCGCCGGTATCGCCTACGAGAAGAGCGATCCGAAACTGTCGCGGCTGGTCGAGGAGTTGAAGGAGCGCGAGGCGCAAGGCTACGCCTATGAATCCGCCAACGCCTCGTTCGAGCTGCTGGCGCGGCGCACGCTCGGCAAGGTGCCGCATTATTTCGAGGTCGAGCAGTTCGACGTCAATGTCGAGCAGCGTTACAATTCGCATGGCGAACGCGTCACCGTGGCGCTGGCGGTGGTCAAGGTCGACGTCGCCGGCGAGCATCTGATCTCGGCGGCCGAAGGCAACGGTCCCGTCAACGCGCTCGACGTCGCGCTGCGTAAGGACCTCGGCAAGTACCAGAAATATATCGAAGGCCTGACGCTGATCGACTACCGCGTTCGTATCCTCAACGGCGGCACCGGCGCGGTCACGCGCGTCCTGATCGAGAGCGAGGACGAGAACGGCGACAGCTGGACCACGGTCGGGGTGTCCCCCAACATCATCGACGCCTCGTTCCAGGCGCTGATGGATTCGGTGATCTACAAGCTGGTGAAGTCGGGCGCGCCGGCGTAG
- a CDS encoding flagellar motor protein MotB, translating to MAKKKRGDSHGGGHGWFVTFADLMGLMMSFFVMLVAFSTQDANKLKVVAGSMRDAFGVQTEARYSGIVESDGLPTRPRLKNVDHIQPEDSSNTPTPDQEDRDRTSGAKIKVDRNFALAAASLRQALQDMPELTEMSKHIMFEETKQGLNLEIVDQDGRSMFADGSKVPYDRTRRLIEKLAVPLKATPLRVSIAGHTAAGFVPTRSDYGAFDLSADRANAVRQILEREGLPAAHVFAVAGKADTQPLFPDDPSLAANRRVTITLMREDPPLPPNLKP from the coding sequence ATGGCCAAGAAGAAGCGCGGCGATTCACACGGAGGCGGTCACGGCTGGTTCGTGACCTTCGCCGATCTGATGGGCCTGATGATGAGCTTCTTCGTGATGCTCGTCGCGTTCTCGACCCAGGATGCCAACAAGCTGAAGGTCGTCGCAGGCTCCATGCGCGACGCCTTCGGTGTCCAGACCGAAGCGCGCTATTCCGGCATCGTCGAGTCCGACGGGCTGCCGACCCGCCCTCGGCTGAAGAACGTCGATCACATTCAGCCCGAGGACTCCTCCAACACGCCGACGCCGGACCAGGAGGATCGTGACCGCACGTCGGGCGCGAAGATCAAGGTCGACCGCAATTTTGCGCTGGCGGCGGCCTCGCTGCGCCAAGCGTTGCAGGACATGCCGGAATTGACCGAGATGTCGAAGCACATCATGTTCGAGGAGACCAAGCAGGGCCTCAACCTCGAGATCGTGGACCAGGACGGTCGCTCGATGTTCGCCGACGGCTCCAAAGTCCCCTATGACCGCACCCGCCGCCTGATCGAGAAGCTCGCTGTCCCGCTCAAGGCGACGCCGCTGCGCGTCTCCATCGCCGGCCACACCGCGGCTGGATTCGTGCCGACCCGCAGCGACTACGGCGCCTTCGATCTGTCGGCCGACCGCGCCAATGCCGTGCGTCAGATCCTCGAACGCGAGGGCCTGCCGGCCGCCCATGTCTTCGCCGTCGCCGGCAAGGCGGATACCCAGCCGCTGTTTCCGGACGATCCCTCGCTCGCGGCCAACCGGCGGGTGACCATCACCCTGATGCGCGAAGATCCGCCGCTGCCGCCGAATCTGAAGCCGTAG
- a CDS encoding motility protein A → MDIMTSIGLVAGIVVIATMMLLGGDLHMFVSEHAMIIIFGGSTAATMIRFPLSTLIHGLPLGAKFAFTMSRLSAHDLVDELARIAEIARKQGPVGLEKVETDEPFLAKGIRYVADGYDLDFIRDNLERDRDNFLMHLDEGSKIYRAIGDCAPAFGMVGTLIGMVQMFANMTDPSKLGPFMATALLATLYGALVANLFCTPIADKLHGKLLDEETNRTLIIDGILMIRDSKSPTLVREMLLAYLPEKHRHAEGEPVPA, encoded by the coding sequence ATGGATATCATGACGAGCATCGGGCTCGTGGCGGGCATCGTCGTCATCGCGACGATGATGCTGCTGGGCGGCGATCTCCACATGTTCGTTTCCGAGCATGCGATGATCATCATCTTCGGCGGCTCGACGGCCGCGACCATGATCCGCTTTCCGCTCTCGACGCTGATCCACGGCCTACCGCTCGGCGCCAAGTTTGCCTTCACTATGAGCCGTCTGTCGGCGCACGATCTGGTCGACGAACTCGCCCGCATCGCCGAGATCGCCCGCAAGCAAGGGCCCGTGGGTTTGGAAAAGGTCGAGACCGACGAGCCGTTCCTCGCCAAGGGCATCCGCTACGTCGCCGACGGCTACGACCTGGACTTCATTCGCGACAATCTCGAGCGCGACCGCGATAATTTTTTGATGCATCTGGATGAAGGCAGCAAGATCTACCGCGCCATCGGCGACTGCGCCCCGGCCTTCGGCATGGTCGGCACGCTGATCGGCATGGTGCAGATGTTCGCCAACATGACCGACCCGTCAAAGCTCGGCCCGTTCATGGCGACCGCGCTGCTCGCGACTCTCTACGGCGCGCTGGTCGCCAACCTGTTTTGTACCCCGATCGCCGACAAGCTGCATGGAAAGCTCCTGGACGAAGAGACCAACCGCACGCTGATCATCGACGGCATCCTGATGATCCGCGACTCCAAGAGCCCCACGTTGGTCCGCGAAATGCTGCTGGCCTATCTGCCCGAGAAGCACCGCCACGCTGAAGGCGAGCCGGTGCCGGCCTGA
- a CDS encoding GNAT family N-acetyltransferase, translating to MAQALPKPGLRPFLPEDVPVLAAIFTASIEELTGEDYSEAQQQAWMASAEDEEFGKGLASDLTLIATLEGSPVGFASLQGKDHIRMLYVHPAVAGQGLATMLVDALEKLAGGRGADKLTVDASDNAQGFFAKRGYVAMQRNSITVNDEWLANTTMQKTLGSGPASGALQ from the coding sequence ATGGCACAAGCACTCCCAAAGCCTGGCTTGCGGCCCTTCCTGCCGGAGGACGTGCCGGTTCTCGCCGCGATCTTCACCGCCAGCATCGAAGAGCTGACCGGCGAGGACTATAGCGAGGCCCAACAACAGGCCTGGATGGCGTCGGCGGAAGACGAAGAGTTCGGCAAGGGGCTCGCCTCCGACCTGACGCTGATCGCAACGCTGGAGGGGTCACCGGTGGGTTTTGCCTCGCTGCAGGGCAAGGATCATATCCGCATGCTCTATGTGCATCCGGCCGTGGCCGGGCAGGGCCTCGCGACCATGCTCGTCGATGCGCTGGAAAAGCTTGCGGGCGGCCGCGGCGCCGACAAGCTGACGGTCGATGCCAGCGACAACGCGCAGGGCTTTTTCGCCAAGCGCGGCTATGTCGCCATGCAGCGCAACAGCATCACTGTCAACGACGAATGGCTGGCCAACACCACCATGCAGAAGACGCTCGGCAGTGGACCCGCGTCGGGAGCGCTGCAATGA
- a CDS encoding RraA family protein, whose amino-acid sequence MTNTATGPLPASVLEALGRYDTPTICNAMEIVAPERRLIGYTTKPLVCPFPDLPPIVGYARTVAIRSVLKNSLPPEEQSKRRIAYYEYVGTGHGPRISVIQDIDGPDVGYGAFWGEVQSNVHKALGCLGVITDGSIRDIPQWAPGFQALAGSIGPSHAWVHAESFGGEVRVAGMTVKSDDLIHADQHGAVVIPHDIAAKLPEAAELCGRRETPILEIARSPDFSLEKLKAALKRSAEIH is encoded by the coding sequence GTGACGAATACTGCGACCGGGCCGCTGCCCGCTTCCGTCCTCGAAGCGCTGGGCCGCTATGACACGCCGACGATCTGCAATGCCATGGAGATCGTGGCGCCCGAGCGCCGGCTGATCGGCTACACCACCAAACCACTGGTCTGCCCATTTCCCGATCTGCCCCCGATCGTCGGCTATGCCCGCACGGTCGCGATCCGCTCGGTGCTGAAAAATTCACTACCGCCGGAAGAGCAGTCCAAGCGCCGCATCGCATATTACGAATATGTCGGTACCGGCCACGGTCCGCGCATCTCGGTGATCCAGGACATCGACGGTCCCGACGTCGGCTACGGTGCGTTTTGGGGCGAGGTGCAGAGCAACGTGCACAAGGCGCTCGGCTGCCTCGGCGTCATCACCGACGGTTCGATCCGCGACATTCCGCAATGGGCGCCGGGCTTCCAGGCACTGGCCGGCTCGATCGGCCCGTCGCATGCATGGGTGCACGCCGAGAGCTTTGGCGGCGAAGTGCGCGTCGCCGGCATGACCGTGAAGTCGGACGATCTGATCCATGCCGACCAGCACGGCGCCGTCGTAATTCCGCACGATATTGCCGCAAAGCTGCCCGAGGCCGCCGAACTCTGTGGCCGCCGCGAGACGCCGATCCTCGAGATCGCCCGCAGCCCCGACTTCTCGTTGGAGAAGTTGAAGGCTGCGCTGAAGCGCTCGGCGGAGATTCACTAA
- a CDS encoding VOC family protein has translation MIDHISVGVSDLQRSATFYEATLAALGLARLVTRPRTIGFGKAYPEFWINLREGMPHVPPESGVHICLRAKTTVEVDAFHAAALSAGGASDGAPGIRPHDRVRYYAAFVVDPDGNRIEAVTFPAD, from the coding sequence ATGATCGATCACATCTCTGTCGGCGTCAGCGATCTCCAGCGCTCGGCGACATTTTACGAGGCAACACTCGCCGCGCTCGGTCTCGCTCGCCTCGTCACGCGGCCGCGGACGATCGGCTTCGGCAAGGCCTATCCCGAATTCTGGATCAATCTGCGCGAGGGCATGCCGCACGTGCCGCCGGAGAGCGGCGTCCATATCTGCCTGCGGGCAAAGACGACCGTCGAGGTCGATGCATTTCACGCCGCAGCGCTGTCGGCCGGCGGCGCATCCGACGGCGCGCCGGGTATCCGCCCGCACGATCGCGTGCGTTATTACGCAGCCTTCGTTGTCGACCCCGATGGTAACCGGATCGAGGCGGTGACGTTTCCTGCGGACTAG
- a CDS encoding TIGR00730 family Rossman fold protein, with protein MSTIKTVCVYCGSGPGTNPRFTEGAKAFGKALAENNIRLVYGGGSLGLMGSVATSVLDHGGTVTGIIPDFLRMRENALTRVQEMIVTPDMHERKRLMFERSDAFVALPGGVGTLEELVEQLTWKQLGRHAKPVLLANIDNFWEPLLSLLSHMRQTEFIRAGLSVDILKADRIEEILPKLKSAAAQIEDAEKQLAPEMARKL; from the coding sequence ATGAGCACGATCAAAACCGTCTGTGTCTATTGCGGCTCCGGCCCAGGAACCAATCCCCGTTTCACCGAAGGCGCCAAGGCGTTCGGCAAGGCGCTCGCCGAGAACAACATCCGCCTCGTCTATGGCGGCGGCTCGCTCGGCCTGATGGGCTCGGTGGCGACCTCCGTCCTCGATCACGGCGGCACTGTCACCGGCATCATCCCCGATTTCCTGCGGATGCGGGAAAACGCGCTGACGCGCGTGCAGGAGATGATCGTCACCCCCGACATGCACGAGCGCAAGCGACTGATGTTCGAACGCTCCGACGCCTTCGTGGCGCTGCCGGGCGGCGTCGGCACGCTGGAGGAGTTGGTCGAGCAATTGACCTGGAAGCAGCTGGGACGTCACGCCAAGCCGGTGCTGCTTGCCAACATCGATAATTTCTGGGAGCCGCTGCTCTCGCTGCTGTCGCACATGCGCCAGACCGAGTTCATCCGCGCCGGCCTTTCGGTTGACATCCTCAAGGCCGATCGGATCGAAGAGATTTTGCCGAAGCTGAAATCGGCTGCAGCGCAGATCGAAGATGCGGAAAAGCAGCTCGCACCGGAAATGGCGCGCAAGCTCTAG
- a CDS encoding phosphatidylcholine/phosphatidylserine synthase: MTPYDFKDPDVRRRRFRPIPVRMLVPNVITLLAICAGLTSIRLSIEGRMSLAVYAIVFAAALDGIDGRIARMIKGQSKFGAELDSLADFVNFGVAPGLMLYFWQLHELGNAGWIAAMVFAISGGLRLARFNATMDDPNKPAFAANFFTGVPAPAGAITVLLPIYVAFLDLGRLPAAVTAAYTLLIAFLMVSRLPVFSGKTKRMRVPPELVLPAFVAVVVFIAILIAYPWHVLSIGTVLYLLALPLGYKSYRDQARAMEATAPAGGEVSSPPSAPTLANLSEPPREDDRPDRLH; encoded by the coding sequence ATGACGCCCTACGACTTCAAGGACCCTGATGTGCGCCGCCGGCGGTTCCGCCCGATCCCGGTGCGCATGCTGGTGCCCAACGTCATCACGCTGCTGGCGATCTGCGCCGGCCTGACCTCGATCCGGCTCTCGATCGAAGGGCGCATGTCACTTGCCGTCTATGCCATTGTGTTCGCGGCGGCGCTCGACGGCATCGACGGCCGCATCGCGCGCATGATCAAGGGGCAGTCCAAGTTCGGCGCCGAGCTCGACAGCCTCGCCGACTTCGTCAATTTCGGCGTGGCGCCCGGCCTGATGTTGTATTTCTGGCAGCTGCACGAGCTCGGCAATGCCGGCTGGATCGCCGCCATGGTATTCGCGATTTCCGGTGGCCTCCGCCTGGCGCGCTTCAATGCCACCATGGACGATCCCAACAAGCCGGCCTTCGCCGCCAATTTCTTCACGGGCGTGCCGGCGCCGGCCGGCGCGATCACGGTGCTGCTGCCGATCTATGTCGCGTTCCTCGATCTCGGCCGGCTGCCTGCGGCGGTGACGGCTGCGTATACGCTGCTGATCGCCTTCCTGATGGTGTCGCGCCTGCCGGTGTTCTCCGGCAAGACCAAGCGCATGCGCGTGCCGCCCGAGCTGGTGCTGCCGGCGTTCGTCGCGGTGGTCGTGTTCATCGCGATCCTGATCGCCTATCCCTGGCACGTGCTGTCCATCGGAACGGTGCTGTATCTGCTCGCTTTGCCGCTCGGCTACAAATCCTATCGCGACCAGGCGCGCGCGATGGAAGCCACCGCGCCGGCTGGAGGCGAGGTCTCCTCGCCGCCTTCGGCGCCGACGCTGGCAAACCTGTCGGAGCCGCCGCGCGAAGACGACCGGCCCGACCGGCTGCACTGA
- a CDS encoding ABC transporter ATP-binding protein/permease, translating into MGTLAHLWPYIWPGDRFDLKMRVVWSMVLLLAAKLITLTVPFSFKWATDALTGANSAPVQADNWRLWVIASPLLLTASYGVMRIVMAVLTQWRDGIFARVAMHAVRKLATITFIHMHELSLRFHLERKTGGLTRVLERGREGIEVIVRMVILQLIPTIVEVSLLMAVLLWQFDWRYVLATLVTVAVYMYYTYIATEWRIGIRRKMNDADTEANTKAIDSLLNYETVKYFSAEARESQRYDRSVARYEESSVQAYTSLAVLNTGQAVIFTLGLTATMLMCAIGVRNGTNTVGDFVLVNAMMIQLYQPLNFMGMVYREIKQAIIDIEKMFNVLGREAEIKDAPGAKPLVVSAGNVRFEDVRFAYEPSRPILKGISFEVPAGKTVAIVGPSGAGKSTISRLLFRLYDISGGKILIDGQDIREVTQASLRASIGMVPQDTVLFNDTIRYNIRYGRWDASDAEVEQAAQLAQIDHFIRMAPKGYETQVGERGLKLSGGEKQRVAIARTVLKAPPILVLDEATSALDTHTEHEIQGALERVAKNRTSLVIAHRLSTIVGADEIIVLDQGRIAERGTHAKLLGEGGLYASMWNRQREAEAAREKLARMADSGEAPNREPPPVADVLTAPAAAE; encoded by the coding sequence ATGGGCACGCTGGCGCATCTGTGGCCCTATATCTGGCCGGGCGACCGTTTCGACCTGAAGATGCGCGTGGTCTGGTCGATGGTGCTGCTGCTCGCCGCCAAGCTGATCACGCTGACGGTTCCTTTCAGCTTCAAATGGGCGACCGACGCGCTGACCGGCGCCAACAGTGCGCCAGTTCAGGCCGACAATTGGCGCCTCTGGGTGATCGCCTCGCCGCTGCTGCTGACCGCCAGCTACGGCGTGATGCGCATCGTGATGGCGGTGCTGACGCAATGGCGCGACGGCATTTTCGCGCGCGTTGCCATGCACGCGGTGCGCAAGCTCGCCACCATCACTTTCATCCACATGCACGAGTTGTCACTGCGCTTCCACCTGGAGCGCAAGACCGGCGGCCTGACGCGCGTGCTCGAGCGCGGCCGCGAGGGCATCGAGGTCATCGTGCGCATGGTGATCCTGCAGCTGATCCCGACCATCGTCGAGGTCTCGCTGCTGATGGCCGTGCTGCTGTGGCAGTTCGATTGGCGCTACGTGCTTGCGACCCTCGTCACTGTCGCGGTCTACATGTACTACACCTACATCGCGACCGAGTGGCGGATCGGCATCCGCCGCAAGATGAACGATGCCGACACCGAGGCGAACACCAAGGCGATCGACTCGCTGCTCAACTACGAGACCGTCAAATATTTCAGCGCCGAGGCCCGTGAGTCACAGCGCTACGACCGGTCGGTCGCGCGTTACGAGGAGTCGAGCGTCCAGGCCTATACTTCGCTGGCCGTCCTCAACACCGGGCAGGCCGTGATCTTCACGCTGGGGCTGACCGCGACCATGCTGATGTGCGCGATCGGCGTGCGCAACGGCACCAACACGGTCGGCGATTTCGTGCTGGTCAACGCGATGATGATCCAGCTCTACCAGCCCTTGAACTTCATGGGCATGGTCTATCGCGAGATCAAGCAGGCGATCATCGACATCGAGAAGATGTTCAACGTGCTGGGGCGCGAGGCCGAGATCAAGGATGCGCCGGGCGCGAAGCCACTGGTGGTCTCCGCGGGCAATGTGCGTTTCGAGGATGTGCGCTTTGCCTATGAGCCGTCCCGTCCGATCCTCAAGGGCATCAGCTTCGAGGTGCCGGCCGGCAAGACGGTCGCGATCGTCGGCCCGTCAGGTGCGGGCAAGTCGACCATCTCGCGGCTTCTGTTTCGCCTCTACGACATCTCAGGCGGCAAGATCCTGATCGACGGCCAGGACATTCGCGAAGTCACGCAGGCGAGCTTGCGCGCGTCCATCGGCATGGTGCCGCAGGACACCGTGCTGTTCAACGACACCATCCGCTACAACATCCGCTACGGCCGTTGGGACGCCAGCGATGCCGAGGTCGAGCAGGCAGCGCAGCTGGCGCAGATCGATCATTTCATCCGCATGGCGCCGAAAGGCTACGAGACCCAGGTCGGCGAGCGCGGCCTGAAACTGTCCGGCGGCGAAAAACAACGGGTCGCGATCGCGCGCACCGTGTTGAAGGCGCCGCCGATCCTGGTGCTGGACGAGGCGACCTCCGCGCTTGACACCCACACCGAGCACGAAATTCAGGGTGCGCTCGAGCGCGTGGCGAAGAACCGCACTTCGCTGGTGATCGCCCATCGGCTCTCGACCATCGTCGGCGCCGACGAGATCATCGTGCTGGACCAGGGCCGCATCGCCGAGCGCGGCACCCACGCGAAACTGCTTGGGGAGGGGGGACTTTACGCCAGCATGTGGAACAGGCAGCGCGAGGCCGAGGCGGCGCGCGAGAAACTGGCGAGGATGGCCGATTCCGGCGAGGCGCCCAACCGGGAGCCACCGCCGGTCGCCGATGTCCTGACGGCGCCTGCGGCGGCGGAGTGA
- a CDS encoding potassium transporter Kup, which translates to MTASITSTEAPDGPVTSGFWGLTLGSIGVVFGDIGTSPLYAFHEAVRGAAHGQPVSRVMVLGVLSLILWALLIVVTAKYVLLLLRADNNGEGGTLSLMALGQRALGRRSWFLMALGVVGASMFIGDSMITPAISVLSAVEGLKLATPAFEHYVVPLTVLILTLLFAVQSKGTALVASAFGPVMVVWFTVLAVLGAVHIADDPSVLAAINPYYALQFLLSHGTIGLVTLGAVFLAVTGGEALYADLGHFGRKPIQSAWMFFVLPALLINYFGQGALVLSDPSAIEHSFYRMVPEHFVLPLVGLATAATVIASQAVITGAYSLVYQAVQLGLLPRFEVRFTSETHAGQIYLPRVNRLLLIGVMLLVLLFHTPSNLASAYGIAVSTTMVADGIMGFIVIWKLWNWRAATAAAVILPFVVVDISFFSANLLKLLEGAWVPLLFGVIMAGTIWTWRRGSGILIQKTRRIEVPLDDLIRSLEKRPPHIVKGTAVFLTSDPSFVPTALLHNLKHNKVLHEHNVVLTIETAHTPRVDLSERFRMERISDKFFKVRLRFGYMEQPNVPKALAIARKQGWQFDIMSTSFFVSRRSLKASAQSGMPLWQDHLFIALSRSANDATDYFQIPTGRVVEVGTQVTI; encoded by the coding sequence ATGACGGCGAGCATCACATCGACCGAAGCTCCGGACGGGCCGGTCACCTCGGGTTTCTGGGGCCTGACGCTCGGGAGCATCGGCGTCGTCTTCGGCGACATCGGCACGTCGCCGCTCTACGCATTCCACGAGGCCGTCAGGGGCGCGGCCCATGGCCAGCCGGTCTCGCGGGTCATGGTGCTCGGCGTGCTCTCGCTGATCCTTTGGGCGCTGCTGATCGTCGTCACCGCCAAATACGTGCTGCTGCTGCTGCGCGCCGACAACAACGGGGAGGGCGGCACGCTTTCCCTCATGGCGCTCGGCCAGCGCGCGCTCGGGCGGCGGAGCTGGTTCCTGATGGCGCTCGGCGTCGTCGGCGCCTCCATGTTCATCGGCGATTCCATGATCACGCCGGCGATCTCGGTGTTGTCGGCGGTCGAGGGTCTGAAGCTCGCAACGCCCGCCTTCGAGCACTATGTCGTTCCCCTGACCGTTCTCATCCTGACGCTGCTGTTTGCGGTCCAGAGCAAGGGGACGGCACTGGTCGCCTCAGCCTTCGGGCCGGTGATGGTCGTCTGGTTCACCGTTCTTGCCGTGCTGGGTGCCGTTCACATCGCCGACGATCCGTCGGTGCTGGCAGCGATCAATCCCTATTACGCCCTGCAATTCCTGCTGTCGCACGGCACGATCGGCCTGGTGACACTGGGCGCGGTGTTCCTCGCGGTGACCGGCGGCGAGGCGCTCTACGCAGACCTCGGCCATTTCGGCCGCAAGCCGATCCAGTCGGCCTGGATGTTCTTCGTGCTGCCTGCGCTCCTGATCAACTATTTCGGGCAGGGCGCACTGGTGCTGTCGGATCCCAGCGCGATCGAACACTCCTTCTATCGCATGGTGCCCGAGCATTTCGTGCTGCCGCTGGTCGGACTTGCGACCGCGGCGACCGTGATCGCGAGCCAGGCGGTAATCACGGGGGCCTATTCCCTGGTCTATCAGGCAGTGCAGCTCGGCCTCCTGCCGCGCTTCGAGGTGCGCTTCACCTCGGAAACTCATGCCGGCCAGATCTATCTGCCGCGTGTAAACCGGCTGCTGCTGATCGGTGTGATGCTGCTGGTGCTGTTGTTCCACACCCCCAGCAATCTGGCTTCGGCCTACGGTATTGCGGTCTCCACCACCATGGTTGCTGACGGCATCATGGGCTTCATCGTGATCTGGAAATTGTGGAACTGGCGCGCGGCGACGGCCGCAGCGGTGATCCTGCCCTTCGTCGTGGTCGACATCAGCTTCTTCAGCGCGAATCTTCTGAAGCTGCTCGAAGGCGCCTGGGTGCCGCTGCTGTTCGGCGTGATCATGGCCGGGACAATCTGGACCTGGCGGCGAGGGTCCGGGATCCTGATCCAGAAAACGCGCCGCATCGAGGTGCCGCTGGACGATCTGATCCGGAGCCTGGAAAAGCGGCCGCCGCACATCGTCAAGGGCACCGCGGTGTTCCTGACCAGCGATCCCTCCTTCGTGCCGACCGCGCTGCTGCACAATCTCAAGCACAACAAGGTGCTACACGAGCACAACGTGGTCCTGACCATCGAGACCGCGCATACGCCGCGGGTCGATCTGTCGGAGCGGTTCCGGATGGAGAGGATCAGCGACAAGTTCTTCAAGGTCCGCCTGCGCTTCGGCTACATGGAGCAGCCGAACGTGCCCAAGGCACTCGCGATCGCGCGCAAGCAGGGCTGGCAATTCGACATCATGTCGACCTCATTCTTCGTGTCGCGGCGCTCGCTGAAGGCGTCGGCGCAGTCCGGCATGCCGCTTTGGCAGGACCATTTGTTCATCGCGCTGAGCCGGTCCGCCAACGACGCCACCGACTATTTCCAGATTCCCACCGGACGCGTGGTTGAAGTCGGAACCCAGGTCACCATCTAA